A DNA window from Pseudomonas tohonis contains the following coding sequences:
- a CDS encoding agmatine deiminase family protein, with product MPSRRDFIKQLTAVAGLGAVTSLGLGISPVRAQAALRGGAWRMPDENGVHACSYVSFGAQAAIWEDFTADVQDCIGLIARTIATYEPVVVLHRPGQASLARQKCGTRNTRFVEMPLDDVWMRDIGGTFVVDGQGGLGLVDFNFNGWGNKQQHSKDGEVAGEVSYDADASYIASQLTGEGGGIEVDGAGTGIMTESCWINANRNPGMSKAQVDAELMSNLGLRKIIWLPGIKGKDITDAHVDFYARFVKPGVVVANLDNDPQSYDYAVTRKHLEILNKATDADGRKLQVHTLPPPRTLRNNRFTRDNPDFAPGYINYYPVNGAVIAPQFGDASADAFCRDLLTRLYPGRKVVQINIDAVAAGGGGIHCVTCHQPKV from the coding sequence ATGCCTTCGCGTCGTGACTTCATCAAGCAACTCACTGCCGTCGCCGGCCTCGGCGCGGTCACCAGCCTCGGGCTGGGCATCTCGCCGGTGCGTGCCCAGGCGGCCCTGCGTGGCGGCGCCTGGCGCATGCCGGACGAGAACGGCGTGCACGCCTGCAGCTACGTCAGCTTCGGCGCCCAGGCCGCCATCTGGGAGGACTTCACCGCCGACGTGCAGGACTGCATCGGCCTGATCGCCCGCACCATCGCCACCTACGAGCCGGTGGTGGTGCTGCACCGCCCCGGCCAGGCGAGCCTGGCCAGGCAGAAGTGCGGCACGCGCAACACCCGCTTCGTCGAGATGCCCCTTGACGACGTATGGATGCGCGACATCGGCGGCACCTTCGTGGTGGACGGGCAGGGCGGCCTCGGCCTGGTGGACTTCAACTTCAACGGCTGGGGCAACAAGCAGCAGCACAGCAAGGATGGCGAGGTGGCGGGGGAGGTGAGCTACGACGCCGACGCCAGCTACATCGCCAGCCAGCTCACCGGCGAAGGCGGCGGCATCGAGGTGGATGGCGCCGGCACCGGCATCATGACCGAGAGCTGCTGGATCAACGCCAACCGCAACCCCGGCATGAGCAAGGCGCAGGTGGACGCCGAGCTGATGAGCAACCTCGGCCTGCGCAAGATCATCTGGTTGCCCGGCATCAAGGGCAAGGACATCACCGACGCCCACGTCGACTTCTACGCGCGCTTCGTCAAGCCCGGGGTGGTGGTCGCCAACCTCGACAACGACCCGCAGTCCTACGACTACGCGGTGACCCGCAAGCACCTGGAGATCCTCAACAAGGCCACCGACGCCGACGGGCGCAAGCTGCAGGTCCACACGCTGCCGCCACCCCGCACCCTGCGCAACAACCGCTTCACCCGCGACAACCCGGACTTCGCCCCCGGCTACATCAACTACTACCCGGTCAACGGCGCGGTGATCGCCCCGCAGTTCGGTGATGCCAGCGCCGATGCCTTCTGCCGCGACCTGCTCACCCGGCTCTACCCGGGGCGCAAGGTGGTGCAGATCAACATCGACGCGGTCGCCGCGGGCGGTGGCGGCATCCATTGCGTCACCTGCCACCAGCCGAAGGTGTAG
- a CDS encoding thiamine pyrophosphate-binding protein, whose product MSNAALIPESRLKRQWLKWRFHLSALLVLVPLGFMPAYFHDVSLDRGLQGLGERVIGQYPVGPWTARIAEWELHDPQRDGKAGYMKEITLAFCADCIDQVKAAYLRIGKPRSLRAAGSLLSGSPYRLFAEVRIPPGTTADDALWLTVEGWDGSVHQASIPLKDVSPSMIEWLARHGDKL is encoded by the coding sequence ATGAGCAACGCAGCCCTGATTCCCGAGTCCCGCCTCAAGCGCCAGTGGCTGAAGTGGCGCTTCCACCTCAGCGCGCTGCTGGTGCTGGTGCCGCTGGGCTTCATGCCCGCCTACTTCCATGACGTCAGCCTCGACCGTGGCCTGCAGGGCCTGGGCGAGCGGGTGATCGGCCAGTACCCGGTCGGCCCCTGGACCGCGCGCATCGCCGAATGGGAGTTGCACGACCCGCAGCGCGACGGCAAGGCCGGCTACATGAAGGAGATCACCCTCGCCTTCTGCGCCGACTGCATCGACCAGGTGAAAGCCGCCTACCTGCGCATCGGCAAGCCACGCAGCCTGCGCGCCGCCGGCTCGCTGCTCTCCGGCAGCCCCTACCGCCTGTTCGCCGAGGTGCGCATCCCGCCGGGCACCACCGCCGACGATGCCCTGTGGCTGACGGTGGAGGGCTGGGACGGCAGCGTCCACCAGGCCTCCATCCCCCTGAAAGACGTCTCGCCGTCGATGATCGAATGGCTGGCCCGCCATGGAGACAAGCTGTGA
- a CDS encoding LysR substrate-binding domain-containing protein, whose product MLKHWPPLNALRGFEAAARLGSFHKAAEELHLTQSAISQQIRSLEGFLEQPLFHRNGRSVALTDAGQDLLGTTQALLQQLAVGIRRLDQYRKPNQLVVNTSPAFARHWLVPRLGGFRQQHPEVDLWLFTTDEPPEMATQTIDIAVRDDITAQAECSFRVLHADRLYPACHPALLATPAAQRTTLHGEREMDWSHWALEAGIDVGQQSSGLNFSDPGLLLDAACDGLGIALVSRLLAQKARAEKRLHPLVEQTIRGPNWAWLIHRDSELSPLTRSFSDWLLDQLADDVQALG is encoded by the coding sequence ATGCTCAAGCACTGGCCCCCGCTCAACGCCCTGCGCGGCTTCGAAGCCGCCGCCCGCCTCGGCAGCTTCCACAAGGCCGCCGAAGAGCTGCACCTCACCCAGTCGGCCATCAGCCAGCAGATCCGCAGCCTCGAAGGCTTCCTCGAACAGCCGCTGTTCCACCGCAACGGCCGCAGCGTCGCCCTCACCGATGCCGGGCAAGACCTGCTCGGCACCACCCAGGCGCTGCTGCAGCAACTGGCCGTGGGCATCCGCCGGCTGGACCAGTACCGCAAGCCCAACCAGCTGGTGGTCAACACCAGCCCGGCCTTCGCCCGCCACTGGCTGGTGCCGCGCCTGGGCGGCTTCCGCCAGCAGCACCCGGAGGTGGACCTGTGGCTGTTCACCACCGACGAGCCACCGGAGATGGCCACCCAGACCATCGACATCGCCGTGCGCGACGACATCACCGCCCAGGCCGAATGCAGCTTCCGCGTGCTCCACGCCGACCGCCTCTACCCCGCCTGCCACCCGGCGCTGCTGGCCACCCCGGCGGCGCAGCGCACCACCCTGCACGGCGAGCGCGAGATGGACTGGAGCCACTGGGCGCTGGAGGCGGGCATCGACGTCGGCCAGCAGAGCAGCGGGCTCAACTTCTCCGACCCCGGCCTGCTGCTGGACGCCGCCTGCGACGGCCTCGGCATCGCCCTGGTCAGCCGCTTGCTGGCGCAGAAGGCCCGCGCCGAGAAGCGCCTGCACCCCTTGGTGGAGCAGACCATCCGCGGCCCCAACTGGGCCTGGCTGATCCACCGCGACAGCGAGCTCAGCCCGCTGACGCGCAGCTTCAGCGACTGGCTGCTGGACCAACTGGCGGACGATGTGCAAGCCCTGGGCTAG
- a CDS encoding FecR domain-containing protein, with product MSHAELDPHTRTAIDWMLRLDPGRVTNHDRQDFKRWLADDPAHLLAWQRVSSLLQQPLADLQGAEGRSPGQLRAASRALSAPDSPQRRKLLRGGLALLVLGAGSAALVNRVTPVTGLTADVHTATGERRTLQLADGSRLVLNARSAVDIRFDGSRRLLRLREGEVLVTVAADAARPFIIATAQGEVWALGTRFLVRQEEARSLVCVQEHSVRIDCLDGRQGELGEGHAAWFGAAGIQPASASLLTRAAWVDGRVEVDDEPLGHLVEALRPYHRGLLRISPEAAQVRVFGVFPLDDSGAALQSLAETMPVRVRRFGPWLTLIDRA from the coding sequence ATGAGCCACGCCGAACTCGACCCGCACACCCGCACCGCGATCGACTGGATGCTGCGCCTGGACCCCGGCCGCGTGACCAACCACGACCGCCAGGACTTCAAGCGCTGGCTGGCCGACGACCCGGCCCACCTGCTCGCCTGGCAACGGGTCAGCAGCTTGCTGCAACAGCCGCTGGCCGACCTGCAGGGCGCCGAAGGGCGCAGCCCGGGGCAGTTGCGGGCCGCCAGCCGGGCGCTCTCGGCCCCTGATTCGCCGCAGCGGCGCAAGCTCCTGCGCGGCGGCCTGGCGTTGCTGGTGCTGGGGGCTGGCAGTGCTGCGCTGGTCAACCGCGTGACCCCGGTGACGGGCCTCACCGCCGATGTGCACACCGCCACCGGCGAGCGCCGCACGCTGCAACTGGCTGACGGCAGCCGCCTGGTCCTCAATGCCCGCAGCGCGGTGGACATCCGCTTCGATGGCTCGCGCCGGTTGCTGCGCCTGCGTGAGGGCGAGGTGCTGGTGACGGTCGCCGCCGATGCCGCGCGGCCCTTCATCATCGCCACCGCCCAGGGCGAGGTATGGGCGTTGGGCACGCGCTTCCTGGTCCGCCAGGAAGAGGCGCGCAGCCTGGTCTGCGTGCAGGAGCACAGCGTGCGCATCGACTGCCTCGACGGGCGCCAGGGCGAGCTGGGCGAAGGCCACGCGGCCTGGTTCGGGGCCGCCGGCATCCAGCCCGCCAGCGCCAGCCTGCTGACCCGCGCCGCGTGGGTGGACGGGCGCGTGGAAGTCGATGACGAGCCCCTGGGCCATCTGGTCGAGGCCCTGCGCCCCTACCATCGCGGCCTGCTGCGCATCAGCCCGGAGGCCGCGCAGGTGCGGGTGTTCGGTGTGTTCCCGCTGGACGACAGCGGCGCCGCCCTGCAATCCCTGGCCGAGACCATGCCGGTGCGTGTGCGTCGCTTCGGGCCGTGGCTGACGCTGATCGACCGCGCCTGA
- a CDS encoding agmatine deiminase family protein translates to MQQQHAQQSGWVMPAEWSHHAATWMVWPHNQPLWEAGWGVTLAAVQEDFARVANAIGRFEPVKMVVDPSAVERARALCGPGVELLPMAVDDSWCRDSGPSFVCHPQLGVAGVSWRFNAWGGKSAHDLDESLARRVLNHLGLDCFGTALSNEGGAIHVDGDGTLITTESVLLNANRNAGISKAEVEAIFTRLLGVKKTIWLPGDPDHVTGDMTDGHVDGVCAFARPGALLVDATRDPGSVYAEVVRENRRALELATDARGRHFEMLELFEASDAVDTEAEVFCASYTNFYIANGAIIMPAYGIDADDEAAATLRLAFPGRDVVPVRINQLAHGGGGVHCITQQQPAWPLKGV, encoded by the coding sequence ATGCAGCAGCAACACGCGCAGCAGAGCGGCTGGGTCATGCCCGCCGAATGGTCCCATCACGCCGCCACCTGGATGGTCTGGCCGCACAACCAGCCGCTGTGGGAAGCCGGCTGGGGCGTGACCCTGGCTGCGGTGCAGGAGGACTTCGCCCGCGTCGCCAATGCCATCGGCCGCTTCGAGCCGGTGAAGATGGTGGTGGACCCGAGCGCCGTGGAGCGTGCCCGCGCCCTCTGCGGCCCGGGCGTCGAGCTGCTGCCGATGGCGGTTGACGACAGCTGGTGCCGCGACTCCGGCCCGAGCTTCGTCTGCCACCCGCAACTGGGCGTGGCGGGCGTCAGCTGGCGCTTCAACGCCTGGGGCGGCAAGTCGGCCCATGACCTGGATGAAAGCCTGGCGCGCCGCGTGCTCAACCACCTGGGGCTGGACTGCTTCGGCACCGCGCTGAGCAACGAGGGCGGCGCCATCCACGTCGACGGCGACGGCACCCTGATCACCACCGAGTCGGTGCTGCTCAACGCCAACCGCAACGCGGGCATCAGCAAGGCCGAGGTGGAGGCGATCTTCACCCGCCTGCTGGGCGTTAAGAAGACCATCTGGCTGCCGGGCGACCCGGACCACGTCACCGGCGACATGACCGACGGCCATGTCGATGGTGTCTGCGCCTTCGCCCGCCCCGGCGCGTTGCTGGTGGATGCCACCCGCGATCCTGGCTCGGTCTACGCCGAGGTGGTGCGGGAGAACCGCCGTGCCCTGGAGCTGGCCACCGATGCCCGTGGCCGCCATTTCGAGATGCTCGAACTGTTCGAGGCCAGCGACGCGGTGGACACCGAGGCCGAGGTGTTCTGCGCCTCCTACACCAACTTCTACATCGCCAACGGCGCGATCATCATGCCGGCCTACGGCATCGATGCCGACGACGAGGCCGCTGCCACCCTGCGCCTGGCCTTCCCCGGCCGTGACGTGGTGCCGGTGCGCATCAACCAGCTGGCCCACGGCGGCGGCGGTGTGCACTGCATCACCCAGCAGCAGCCGGCCTGGCCGCTCAAGGGGGTGTGA
- the aguB gene encoding N-carbamoylputrescine amidase produces MAKLTVATTQMPCSWNLARNLDQAERLVREAAARGAQVILLQELFATPYFCIEQNHRHLALAEEYAQSQVLARFADLAGELGVVLPLSWFERAGNAFFNSLAMADADGRLLGVYRKTHIPNAIGYQEKEYFSPGDTGFRVWDTAHGRLGVGICWDQWFPETARCLALQGAEVLLFPTAIGSEPGAQGLDSRDHWQMTMRGHAAANLLPVVAANRVGREVATTDPELQMSFYGSSFICDHKGTLLAVADREGTTVLLQTLDLDAMAEERLAWGIYRDRRPEMYGPMLGLDGQRTHVTWQNTRGA; encoded by the coding sequence ATGGCCAAGCTGACCGTCGCCACCACCCAGATGCCCTGCAGCTGGAACCTCGCGCGCAACCTCGACCAGGCCGAGCGCCTGGTTCGCGAGGCCGCCGCCCGGGGCGCCCAGGTGATCCTGCTGCAGGAGCTGTTCGCCACCCCCTACTTCTGCATCGAGCAGAACCACCGGCACCTGGCGCTGGCCGAGGAATACGCGCAGAGCCAGGTGCTGGCGCGCTTCGCCGACCTCGCCGGGGAGCTGGGCGTGGTCCTGCCGCTGAGCTGGTTCGAGCGTGCCGGCAACGCCTTCTTCAATTCCCTGGCCATGGCCGATGCCGACGGACGCCTGCTGGGCGTCTACCGCAAGACCCACATCCCCAACGCCATCGGCTACCAGGAGAAGGAATACTTCAGCCCCGGCGACACCGGTTTCCGCGTCTGGGACACCGCCCACGGCCGCCTCGGCGTGGGTATATGCTGGGATCAGTGGTTCCCCGAGACCGCGCGCTGCCTGGCCTTGCAGGGTGCCGAGGTGCTGTTGTTCCCCACCGCCATCGGCTCCGAACCCGGCGCCCAGGGCCTGGATTCGCGCGACCACTGGCAGATGACCATGCGCGGCCACGCCGCCGCCAACCTCCTCCCGGTGGTGGCGGCCAACCGCGTCGGCCGCGAGGTGGCGACCACGGACCCGGAATTGCAGATGAGCTTCTACGGCTCCTCCTTCATCTGCGACCACAAGGGCACGTTGCTGGCCGTGGCCGACCGCGAAGGCACCACGGTGCTGTTGCAGACGCTGGACCTCGACGCCATGGCCGAGGAACGCCTCGCCTGGGGTATCTACCGCGACCGCCGCCCGGAGATGTACGGCCCGATGCTCGGCCTCGATGGCCAGCGCACCCACGTCACCTGGCAGAACACCCGAGGAGCCTGA
- a CDS encoding extracellular solute-binding protein: MRAFRSLFVTAAALACLAGSAQAEEKILRLYNWADYFAEDTLSRFTAETGIQVVYDVMDGSETLEAKLMAGNSGYDLVFPGDTVAERLMRAGALQKLDESRLTALDDIEPGLKRLQTRYPYSRHAVVPYTWGTIGITYNAAMIAQRQADAPVNSLDLLFKPELAARFADCGISVIDSPDEVLAVVLNYLGRDPRSARAEDLAAATGLLSAIKPYIRKFQSQPVTDLVNGNLCLSLGYSGDVTQSQRAAAAAGKPVDFQYRIPREGTTVWMDTMAIPVDARHPEYAYAFINFVMRPENMAAISNFTGYPTSSAKARPMVDADMRGNPDIYVDEAAYARLIPGRDIPQRDMRARMRAWTKFKTSTH, translated from the coding sequence ATGCGCGCCTTCCGATCGCTGTTCGTCACCGCCGCCGCCCTGGCCTGCCTGGCCGGCAGTGCCCAGGCCGAGGAGAAGATCCTGCGCCTGTACAACTGGGCGGACTACTTCGCCGAGGACACCCTCAGCCGCTTCACCGCCGAGACCGGCATCCAGGTCGTCTACGACGTGATGGACGGCAGCGAGACCCTGGAAGCCAAGCTGATGGCCGGCAACAGCGGCTACGACCTGGTGTTCCCCGGCGACACCGTGGCCGAGCGGCTGATGCGCGCCGGGGCCCTGCAGAAGCTCGACGAGAGCAGGCTCACCGCGCTGGACGACATCGAGCCCGGCCTCAAGCGCCTGCAGACGCGCTATCCCTACTCGCGCCACGCCGTGGTGCCCTACACCTGGGGCACCATCGGCATCACCTACAACGCCGCGATGATCGCCCAGCGCCAGGCCGACGCGCCGGTGAACAGCCTCGACCTGCTGTTCAAGCCGGAGCTGGCCGCGCGCTTCGCCGACTGCGGCATCTCGGTGATCGACTCGCCCGACGAGGTACTCGCCGTGGTCCTCAACTACCTCGGCCGCGACCCGCGCAGCGCCAGGGCCGAGGACCTGGCGGCCGCCACCGGGCTGCTAAGCGCGATCAAGCCGTACATCCGCAAGTTCCAGTCGCAGCCGGTCACCGACCTGGTCAACGGCAACCTCTGCCTGTCCCTGGGCTACAGCGGCGATGTCACCCAGTCGCAGCGCGCGGCGGCAGCGGCGGGCAAGCCGGTGGACTTCCAGTACCGCATCCCCCGCGAGGGCACCACGGTGTGGATGGACACCATGGCCATCCCCGTGGATGCGCGGCACCCGGAATACGCCTATGCCTTCATCAACTTCGTGATGCGCCCGGAGAACATGGCCGCCATCAGCAACTTCACCGGCTACCCCACCTCCAGCGCCAAGGCGCGACCGATGGTGGACGCCGACATGCGCGGCAACCCGGACATCTACGTCGACGAAGCCGCCTACGCCCGGCTGATCCCGGGCCGCGACATCCCCCAGCGCGACATGCGGGCCCGCATGCGTGCCTGGACCAAGTTCAAGACCTCCACCCACTGA
- a CDS encoding TonB-dependent siderophore receptor: MSSPLLRPGLLALAIAFASAGQPLVALAESGSSQIAVRSYDIPTGPLGETLARISRESGRTLSADPALISGKRAPAVHGQFTAEQAVQQALAGSGLSLVVTAGGTLSLIPAPAEGALELGATTISSSLLGDTTEGTGSYTTGSTRTATKLPLSLRETPQSVSVITSQRIRDQKMVSLEDVLTQAPGVLYKKKSNSSDEEVGIFSRGMKIENFQVDGIPTVFEPSMSSQSNDMAVYDRVEIVRGATGLLSGIGQPSATINMVRKRPTREFAASIQGSAGSWDNYRSEFDVSGPMNQEGTLRGRLVAAYQTANSFTDRLSTERRVAYGVVEADLGERDTVSFGIDYQVRNCDACGYFGFPAFYSNGQRTDFKRSFNSAADWSHADRQRTSIFGTYEHRFDNDWMAKVAVTNVRDDNDVEYGWFSSNGYPDQQTGAGTNLYFAKWPSKPEQNSVDAYASGPFSLFGREHELVVGASAMRYRSNTGAYPLWVDRSGSGWNPAIPDVYQWRGDISKPPFNRIGDLEYSQRQYAAYSTARFTLTDDLSLILGSRLSYFKVDQSSAYYGYDPTSLKKREHGEVTPYAGLVYDLDDNHSVYASYTSIYKPQSSRTLEGTFMDPTEGESYEVGAKGEYYDGRLNLSAALFESKLSNYAVGTGLYDAFDNELVRPANIKIKGLELEVAGELLPGWQVQAAYSHVNTYYPQGVDVNVGFPRNNVKLFSTYDLTGDLNRLTLGGGVRWESATRYENRDLKALASQGSYALVDLLARYRFDEHFTGTLNVNNLFDKAYYASTSIYSDLYGEPRSLTASLRWEY; encoded by the coding sequence ATGTCGTCCCCCCTTCTGCGCCCTGGCCTGCTGGCCCTGGCGATCGCGTTCGCCAGCGCTGGCCAGCCACTCGTGGCCCTGGCCGAATCCGGCAGCAGCCAGATTGCCGTGCGCAGCTATGACATTCCCACCGGCCCGCTGGGCGAGACCCTGGCGCGCATCTCCCGCGAGAGCGGCCGCACCCTCTCCGCCGACCCGGCGCTGATCAGCGGCAAGCGGGCCCCGGCGGTGCACGGGCAGTTCACGGCGGAGCAGGCGGTGCAGCAGGCGCTGGCGGGGAGTGGGTTGTCGCTGGTGGTGACCGCCGGCGGCACGCTGTCATTGATCCCGGCGCCAGCCGAAGGCGCCCTGGAGCTGGGGGCGACGACCATCTCCTCCTCGTTGCTGGGCGATACCACCGAGGGCACCGGCTCCTACACCACCGGTTCGACCCGCACCGCGACCAAGCTGCCGCTGTCCCTGCGCGAGACGCCGCAGTCGGTCAGCGTGATCACCAGCCAGCGCATCCGCGACCAGAAGATGGTCAGCCTGGAAGACGTCCTCACCCAGGCCCCGGGCGTGCTCTACAAGAAGAAGAGCAACTCCTCCGACGAGGAGGTGGGCATCTTTTCCCGTGGCATGAAGATCGAGAACTTCCAGGTCGACGGCATCCCGACGGTGTTCGAGCCCTCGATGAGCAGCCAGTCCAACGACATGGCCGTGTATGACCGGGTCGAGATCGTGCGCGGCGCAACGGGCCTGCTCAGCGGCATCGGCCAGCCGTCCGCCACCATCAACATGGTGCGCAAGCGCCCGACCCGCGAGTTCGCGGCCTCGATCCAGGGCAGCGCCGGCTCCTGGGACAACTACCGCTCCGAGTTCGATGTGTCGGGCCCGATGAATCAGGAGGGCACGTTGCGTGGCCGGTTGGTGGCCGCCTACCAGACCGCCAATTCCTTCACCGATCGCCTCAGCACCGAGCGTCGGGTGGCCTATGGCGTCGTCGAGGCGGACCTCGGCGAGCGCGATACCGTCAGCTTCGGCATCGACTACCAGGTGCGCAACTGCGATGCCTGCGGCTACTTCGGCTTCCCGGCGTTCTACAGCAATGGCCAGCGCACCGACTTCAAGCGCTCCTTCAACTCGGCCGCCGATTGGAGCCACGCGGATCGCCAGCGCACCTCGATCTTCGGCACCTACGAGCATCGCTTCGACAACGACTGGATGGCCAAGGTCGCCGTCACCAACGTCCGTGACGACAACGACGTCGAGTACGGCTGGTTCAGCAGCAACGGTTACCCCGACCAGCAGACCGGCGCGGGCACCAACCTGTATTTCGCCAAGTGGCCGAGCAAGCCCGAGCAGAACTCGGTGGACGCCTACGCATCCGGCCCCTTCAGCCTGTTCGGCCGCGAGCACGAGCTGGTGGTCGGTGCCAGCGCCATGCGCTACCGCAGCAACACCGGAGCCTACCCGCTGTGGGTGGATCGCAGTGGCAGCGGCTGGAACCCGGCCATTCCCGACGTCTACCAATGGCGTGGCGACATCTCCAAGCCGCCGTTCAACCGCATTGGCGATCTGGAGTACAGCCAACGCCAGTACGCGGCGTACAGCACGGCCCGCTTCACGCTCACCGATGACCTGTCGCTGATCCTCGGCAGCCGCCTGAGCTACTTCAAGGTCGACCAGAGCTCCGCCTACTACGGCTACGACCCGACCTCCCTGAAGAAGCGCGAGCACGGCGAAGTCACGCCCTATGCCGGCCTGGTCTACGACCTGGACGACAACCACTCGGTCTATGCCAGCTACACCAGCATCTACAAGCCGCAATCGAGCCGGACCCTCGAAGGCACCTTCATGGACCCCACCGAGGGCGAGAGCTACGAGGTCGGGGCCAAGGGCGAGTACTACGACGGCCGGCTCAATCTCAGCGCCGCGCTGTTCGAGTCCAAGCTGAGCAACTACGCCGTCGGCACCGGGCTGTACGACGCTTTCGACAATGAGCTGGTGCGCCCCGCGAACATCAAGATCAAGGGGCTGGAACTGGAAGTCGCCGGCGAGCTGCTGCCGGGCTGGCAGGTGCAGGCGGCATACAGCCACGTGAACACCTACTACCCGCAGGGCGTGGACGTGAACGTCGGTTTCCCCCGGAACAACGTGAAGCTGTTCAGCACCTACGACCTGACCGGGGACCTAAACCGCCTCACCCTCGGCGGTGGCGTGCGCTGGGAAAGCGCGACCCGCTACGAGAACAGGGACCTGAAGGCCCTGGCTTCCCAAGGCAGCTACGCCCTGGTGGACCTGCTGGCGCGTTACCGCTTCGACGAGCACTTCACCGGCACGCTCAACGTCAACAACCTGTTCGACAAGGCGTACTACGCCAGTACCAGCATCTACAGCGACCTCTACGGCGAGCCGCGCAGCCTGACCGCTTCGCTGCGCTGGGAGTATTGA
- a CDS encoding PepSY-associated TM helix domain-containing protein: MSKKSRSKTWFLVHSWLALPIWFFVFLVCITGTLAVLSEEIVWLANPDVRATAPSDDAQPLGYDQILAAIAKQDPSADVEWLAMPEERHFALTAAVTYPDTRTATLYVNPYTGQVQGSSPLFNFRQFTRALHGWWLVPFTNGYSWGWYLVSLLGLPMLASLVTGLVVYKRFWRGFLKPTLRINQGARIFWGDFHRLSGIWSIWFIAVISITGVWFLIRAILADTHTSISSEGLPTLIPRDEVPRVQPGQPVPRVSMDQAVATATRTIPGFEVSFVMFSPDAYTPMEVGGRGWYPLMYQTAELNPYTGELVGSRLLADRTPLEFVTESMRPLHTGDFGGIWVKMIWFVFGLLLSMMVLSGLLIWSKRTVIATAKAMKRQPRPTPVTPALEATE, translated from the coding sequence ATGTCGAAGAAGTCCCGATCGAAAACCTGGTTCCTGGTCCACAGCTGGCTGGCGTTGCCCATCTGGTTCTTCGTGTTCCTGGTGTGCATCACCGGCACCCTCGCGGTGCTCAGCGAGGAGATCGTCTGGCTCGCCAACCCCGATGTGCGCGCCACCGCGCCCTCGGATGACGCCCAGCCGCTGGGCTACGACCAGATACTCGCCGCCATCGCGAAGCAGGACCCCAGCGCCGACGTGGAATGGCTGGCCATGCCGGAGGAACGCCACTTCGCCCTGACCGCCGCGGTGACCTACCCCGACACCCGCACCGCGACCCTGTACGTGAACCCCTATACGGGCCAGGTCCAGGGCAGCAGCCCGCTGTTCAACTTCCGCCAGTTCACCCGCGCCCTGCACGGCTGGTGGCTGGTGCCCTTCACCAACGGCTACAGCTGGGGCTGGTACCTGGTGTCGCTGCTGGGCCTGCCGATGCTCGCCTCGCTGGTCACCGGGCTGGTGGTCTACAAGCGCTTCTGGCGCGGCTTCCTCAAGCCGACGCTGCGCATCAACCAGGGCGCCAGGATTTTCTGGGGCGACTTCCATCGCCTGTCGGGCATCTGGTCGATCTGGTTCATCGCGGTGATCTCCATCACCGGCGTGTGGTTCCTGATCCGCGCCATCCTCGCCGACACCCACACCTCCATCTCCAGCGAAGGGCTGCCGACACTGATCCCGCGTGACGAAGTCCCCCGGGTGCAGCCCGGCCAGCCAGTGCCGCGCGTGAGCATGGACCAGGCGGTGGCCACCGCCACACGGACCATTCCCGGCTTCGAGGTGAGCTTCGTGATGTTCTCCCCGGACGCCTACACACCGATGGAAGTGGGCGGCCGGGGCTGGTACCCGCTGATGTACCAGACCGCCGAACTCAACCCCTACACGGGTGAACTGGTGGGCTCGCGCCTGCTCGCCGACCGCACGCCGCTGGAGTTCGTCACCGAATCCATGCGCCCGCTGCACACCGGTGACTTCGGCGGCATCTGGGTGAAGATGATCTGGTTCGTCTTCGGCCTGCTGCTGAGCATGATGGTGCTCAGCGGCCTGCTCATCTGGAGCAAGCGCACGGTGATCGCCACCGCCAAGGCGATGAAACGCCAACCCCGCCCGACACCCGTCACCCCCGCCCTGGAAGCGACCGAATGA
- a CDS encoding DUF1883 domain-containing protein, protein MKFIHQREHLNEGDIVVIECSQVCNIRLMSDANFRSFKNGGRHTYHGGAFDKFPARITVPSTGYWNITLDAVTRRAISVTRKPTFTHKIKFVRRSPSDMA, encoded by the coding sequence ATGAAGTTCATCCACCAGCGCGAACACCTCAACGAAGGCGACATCGTGGTCATCGAGTGCTCGCAGGTCTGCAACATCCGCCTGATGAGCGACGCGAACTTTCGCAGTTTCAAGAATGGTGGGCGCCACACCTACCACGGCGGCGCCTTCGACAAGTTCCCGGCGCGCATCACCGTGCCCAGCACCGGCTACTGGAACATCACCCTCGACGCGGTGACCCGCCGGGCTATCAGCGTGACGCGCAAACCGACCTTCACCCACAAGATCAAGTTCGTGCGCCGCTCGCCTTCCGACATGGCCTGA